Proteins from a single region of Echeneis naucrates chromosome 2, fEcheNa1.1, whole genome shotgun sequence:
- the sh3yl1 gene encoding SH3 domain-containing YSC84-like protein 1 isoform X2 produces the protein MSNPIPSNLKSEAKKAAKILREFTEISNRNGPDKLIPPHVIAKAEGLAIISVIKAGFMITARGGSGIVIARLPDRRWSAPSAIGIAGLGGGFEIGVEVSDLVIILNQRRAIEAFTKGGNLTLGGNCTVAVGPLGRNVEADVALRSTAAVFTYCRSRGLFAGISLEGSYLIERKDTNRKFYSQEIRASAILNGDVEPPSECHDLYHILDVYTEAYTTDWTSKNMRPKSTGPPSRPPAPPQQKPGRSSQRPRPDTGARQGAASKNSLYPSCSIYKSETSGQFASKSSDSFGGVPTMGGASGPLVVTATHPFTGQQPGDLSFVPGDRITVITKTEAQYDWWEGQLDDGRVGIFPANFVTY, from the exons A TGAGTAACCCGATCCCCTCCAACCTGAAGTCCGAGGCCAAGAAGGCCGCCAAGATCCTGAGAGAGTTCACCGAGATCTCCAACAGGAACGGGCCAGACAAGCTCATCCCCC CTCATGTGATAGCGAAGGCCGAGGGTCTCGCCATCATCTCCGTCATCAAGGCCGGCTTCATGATCACCGCCAGGGGAGGCAGCGGCATCGTCATCGCCCGGCTGCCGGACAGAC gCTGGTCTGCACCTTCTGCCATCGGCATCGCTGGTCTGGGAGGAGGTTTTGAGATCGGCGTGGAG GTGTCGGACCTGGTCATCATCCTCAACCAGCGCCGGGCCATCGAGGCGTTCACGAAGGGCGGGAACCTGACGCTGGGCGGGAACTGTACTGTTGCTGTGGGACCTTTGGGCAG GAACGTGGAGGCCGATGTGGCTCTGCGCAGCACTGCAGCCGTCTTCACCTACTGCCGGTCCAGAGGCCTGTTTGCTGGCATTTCTCTGGAGGGATCCTACCTGATCGAACGCAAAGACACCAACCGCAA GTTTTACTCTCAGGAGATCCGTGCATCAGCCATTTTGAACGGTGACGTGGAGCCGCCGTCAGAGTGCCACGACCTGTACCACATCCTGGACGTCTACACCGAGGCCTACACCACAGATTGGACCAGTAAGAACATGCGTCCGAAG TCCACTGGTCCTCCATCCAGACCTCCAGCTCCGCCTCAGCAGAAACCAGGTCGCAGCTCCCAGAGACCAAGACCCGACACag GTGCACGCCAAGGAGCTGCGAGTAAAAACTCTCTCTATCCGAGCTGCTCCATCTACAAATCCGAGACCTCAG GTCAGTTTGCCTCCAAAAGCTCGGACAGCTTCG GTGGGGTGCCGACGATGGGCGGCGCCAGTGGACCGCTGGTTGTCACGGCGACCCATCCATTCACAGGGCAGCAGCCTGGCGACCTGAGCTTCGTTCCTGGCGACAGAATCACCGTCATCACCAAGACAGAGGCTCAGTACGACTGGTGGGAGGGACAGCTGGATGATGGACGGGTCGGCATCTTCCCCGCCAACTTTGTGACGTACTGA
- the sh3yl1 gene encoding SH3 domain-containing YSC84-like protein 1 isoform X1 produces the protein MSNPIPSNLKSEAKKAAKILREFTEISNRNGPDKLIPPHVIAKAEGLAIISVIKAGFMITARGGSGIVIARLPDRRWSAPSAIGIAGLGGGFEIGVEVSDLVIILNQRRAIEAFTKGGNLTLGGNCTVAVGPLGRNVEADVALRSTAAVFTYCRSRGLFAGISLEGSYLIERKDTNRKFYSQEIRASAILNGDVEPPSECHDLYHILDVYTEAYTTDWTSKNMRPKQSTGPPSRPPAPPQQKPGRSSQRPRPDTGARQGAASKNSLYPSCSIYKSETSGQFASKSSDSFGGVPTMGGASGPLVVTATHPFTGQQPGDLSFVPGDRITVITKTEAQYDWWEGQLDDGRVGIFPANFVTY, from the exons A TGAGTAACCCGATCCCCTCCAACCTGAAGTCCGAGGCCAAGAAGGCCGCCAAGATCCTGAGAGAGTTCACCGAGATCTCCAACAGGAACGGGCCAGACAAGCTCATCCCCC CTCATGTGATAGCGAAGGCCGAGGGTCTCGCCATCATCTCCGTCATCAAGGCCGGCTTCATGATCACCGCCAGGGGAGGCAGCGGCATCGTCATCGCCCGGCTGCCGGACAGAC gCTGGTCTGCACCTTCTGCCATCGGCATCGCTGGTCTGGGAGGAGGTTTTGAGATCGGCGTGGAG GTGTCGGACCTGGTCATCATCCTCAACCAGCGCCGGGCCATCGAGGCGTTCACGAAGGGCGGGAACCTGACGCTGGGCGGGAACTGTACTGTTGCTGTGGGACCTTTGGGCAG GAACGTGGAGGCCGATGTGGCTCTGCGCAGCACTGCAGCCGTCTTCACCTACTGCCGGTCCAGAGGCCTGTTTGCTGGCATTTCTCTGGAGGGATCCTACCTGATCGAACGCAAAGACACCAACCGCAA GTTTTACTCTCAGGAGATCCGTGCATCAGCCATTTTGAACGGTGACGTGGAGCCGCCGTCAGAGTGCCACGACCTGTACCACATCCTGGACGTCTACACCGAGGCCTACACCACAGATTGGACCAGTAAGAACATGCGTCCGAAG CAGTCCACTGGTCCTCCATCCAGACCTCCAGCTCCGCCTCAGCAGAAACCAGGTCGCAGCTCCCAGAGACCAAGACCCGACACag GTGCACGCCAAGGAGCTGCGAGTAAAAACTCTCTCTATCCGAGCTGCTCCATCTACAAATCCGAGACCTCAG GTCAGTTTGCCTCCAAAAGCTCGGACAGCTTCG GTGGGGTGCCGACGATGGGCGGCGCCAGTGGACCGCTGGTTGTCACGGCGACCCATCCATTCACAGGGCAGCAGCCTGGCGACCTGAGCTTCGTTCCTGGCGACAGAATCACCGTCATCACCAAGACAGAGGCTCAGTACGACTGGTGGGAGGGACAGCTGGATGATGGACGGGTCGGCATCTTCCCCGCCAACTTTGTGACGTACTGA
- the LOC115055999 gene encoding solute carrier family 22 member 13 isoform X2 — MATAPARTSGADRCFQTSANHGPGSFPDPMLIGPLRAEPESRCAGGLTACLTVRRSSRPACCWDLCSEEPSLTGDTPSRYGKRPVLLVCVCVHALCGLVPAVLPQPLLFLAVRCLTGVCCCCINICSFSLAVEWTPPTGRLWPPAFLPFCFSLGTMGGALLAWLSSTWTRLHLSLALPQLMCLPLYISLPESPRWLLLRRRTDVLDRYRSNSPADKHFLDLLLDSAWSDLQKSTEATNPPGGPAPRDLIQLRHPTVLLRLFIMSFVSTASALTYYGICMNIGSFGVGVYSAQFFSGLSEAPCLLVPLARLGRRPLSMLALFLSGAACFLSLLLSRYHGEPVLVMSLALLGKLCILAAIFISTLYSIELFPTVVRQRCVSLVNLCFRLGCMVNTLVPPNPNGAISLAAMVVYSSGPIVGCGLCLLLPETSGVPLPDTVEDCVRQLRPHPPSLVTLWRTRKPGSSQTGKAEILPAEKDDTHTPSAQTGLTCTHTV, encoded by the exons atggcaacggcACCAGCTCGGACATCTGGCGCGGACAGGTGCTTTCAAACTTCAGCCAATCACGGCCCGGGGAGCTTCCCGGACCCGATGCTGATTGGACCGCTGAGAGCAGAACCAGAGAG TCGGTGTGCGGGTGGACTGACCGCTTGTCTCACGGTCAGACGCTCTTCACGGCCGGCCTGCTGCTGGGATCTCTGTTCGGAGGAGCCATCTCTGACCGGTGACACACCGAGCAG gtaCGGGAAGCGTCCggtgctgctggtgtgtgtgtgcgtgcacgcactGTGTGGGCTCGTGCCCGCCGTGCTTCCTCAGCCGCTCCTCTTCCTCGCTGTTCGCTGCCTGACGGgggtctgctgctgctgcatcaacATCTGCTCCTTCAGCCTGG CGGTGGAGTGGACTCCGCCCACCGGCCGCCTCTGGCCGCCAGCCTTCCTGCCGTTCTGCTTCAGTTTGGGGACGATGGGCGGAGCTCTGCTGGCCTGGCTGAGCAGCACCTGGACCCGGCTGCACCTGTCGCTGGCTCTGCCACAGCTCATGTGCCTGCCGCTCTACAT ttCCCTCCCAGAGTCTCCTCGCTGGTTGCTGCTCAGGAGGAGGACGGATGTTTTGGACCGTTACCGTAGCAACAGCCCTGCAGATAAGCACTTCCTGGACCTg ctgcTGGACTCGGCCTGGTCTGACCTGCAGAAATCCACAGAGGCTACAAACCCACCTGGAGGCCCCGCCCCCCGTGACCTCATCCAGCTGAGACACCCGACCGTCCTGCTGCGACTCTTCATCATGAGCTTCGTGAG CACGGCGTCGGCCTTAACGTACTACGGCATCTGCATGAACATCGGCTCCTTTGGCGTCGGCGTCTACTCCGCCCAGTTCTTCTCCGGCCTATCAGAAGCTCCCTGCCTGCTCGTCCCGCTGGCTCGCCTGGGACGGCGACCACTCAGCATGCTCGCTCTGTTCCTGAGCGGCGCCGCCTGCTTCTTGTCGTTGCTGCTGTCCAGATACCACG GTGAACCAGTGCTGGTGATGAGTCTGGCTCTGCTGGGAAAACTCTGCATCCTGGCCGCCATCTTCATCTCTACACTGTACAGCATCGAGCTGTTCCCCACTGTGGTCAG ACAGCGCTGTGTATCACTGGTCAACCTGTGTTTCCGCCTCGGCTGTATGGTCAACACCCTCGTCCCCCCCAACCCAAACGGAGCCATCTCACTGGCTGCCATGGTGGTGTACAGCAGTGGGCCAATCGTAGGTTGCGGCCTGTGTCTGTTGCTGCCGGAGACCAGCGGCGTGCCCCTCCCTGATACAGTGGAGGACTGCGTCAGGCAGCTGCGGCCCCACCCCCCCAGCTTGGTCACCCTCTGGAGGACTCG gAAACCGGGGAGCAGCCAAACAGGGAAAGCAGAGATCCTCCCTGCTGAGAAAGACGACACACACACCCCGAGCGCACAAACAGGactaacatgcacacacacagtctga
- the LOC115055999 gene encoding solute carrier family 22 member 13 isoform X1: MSPLQLSVYWRLSLVFIFNPFLFFLDIFTAAIGATCHHGNGTSSDIWRGQVLSNFSQSRPGELPGPDADWTAESRTRESVCGWTDRLSHGQTLFTAGLLLGSLFGGAISDRYGKRPVLLVCVCVHALCGLVPAVLPQPLLFLAVRCLTGVCCCCINICSFSLAVEWTPPTGRLWPPAFLPFCFSLGTMGGALLAWLSSTWTRLHLSLALPQLMCLPLYISLPESPRWLLLRRRTDVLDRYRSNSPADKHFLDLLLDSAWSDLQKSTEATNPPGGPAPRDLIQLRHPTVLLRLFIMSFVSTASALTYYGICMNIGSFGVGVYSAQFFSGLSEAPCLLVPLARLGRRPLSMLALFLSGAACFLSLLLSRYHGEPVLVMSLALLGKLCILAAIFISTLYSIELFPTVVRQRCVSLVNLCFRLGCMVNTLVPPNPNGAISLAAMVVYSSGPIVGCGLCLLLPETSGVPLPDTVEDCVRQLRPHPPSLVTLWRTRKPGSSQTGKAEILPAEKDDTHTPSAQTGLTCTHTV; the protein is encoded by the exons ATGTCTCCGCTGCAGCTGTCCGTCTACTGGCGTCTgtctctggtcttcatcttcaaccctttcctctttttcctcgACATCTTCACGGCTGCCATTGGCGCCacctgtcaccatggcaacggcACCAGCTCGGACATCTGGCGCGGACAGGTGCTTTCAAACTTCAGCCAATCACGGCCCGGGGAGCTTCCCGGACCCGATGCTGATTGGACCGCTGAGAGCAGAACCAGAGAG TCGGTGTGCGGGTGGACTGACCGCTTGTCTCACGGTCAGACGCTCTTCACGGCCGGCCTGCTGCTGGGATCTCTGTTCGGAGGAGCCATCTCTGACCG gtaCGGGAAGCGTCCggtgctgctggtgtgtgtgtgcgtgcacgcactGTGTGGGCTCGTGCCCGCCGTGCTTCCTCAGCCGCTCCTCTTCCTCGCTGTTCGCTGCCTGACGGgggtctgctgctgctgcatcaacATCTGCTCCTTCAGCCTGG CGGTGGAGTGGACTCCGCCCACCGGCCGCCTCTGGCCGCCAGCCTTCCTGCCGTTCTGCTTCAGTTTGGGGACGATGGGCGGAGCTCTGCTGGCCTGGCTGAGCAGCACCTGGACCCGGCTGCACCTGTCGCTGGCTCTGCCACAGCTCATGTGCCTGCCGCTCTACAT ttCCCTCCCAGAGTCTCCTCGCTGGTTGCTGCTCAGGAGGAGGACGGATGTTTTGGACCGTTACCGTAGCAACAGCCCTGCAGATAAGCACTTCCTGGACCTg ctgcTGGACTCGGCCTGGTCTGACCTGCAGAAATCCACAGAGGCTACAAACCCACCTGGAGGCCCCGCCCCCCGTGACCTCATCCAGCTGAGACACCCGACCGTCCTGCTGCGACTCTTCATCATGAGCTTCGTGAG CACGGCGTCGGCCTTAACGTACTACGGCATCTGCATGAACATCGGCTCCTTTGGCGTCGGCGTCTACTCCGCCCAGTTCTTCTCCGGCCTATCAGAAGCTCCCTGCCTGCTCGTCCCGCTGGCTCGCCTGGGACGGCGACCACTCAGCATGCTCGCTCTGTTCCTGAGCGGCGCCGCCTGCTTCTTGTCGTTGCTGCTGTCCAGATACCACG GTGAACCAGTGCTGGTGATGAGTCTGGCTCTGCTGGGAAAACTCTGCATCCTGGCCGCCATCTTCATCTCTACACTGTACAGCATCGAGCTGTTCCCCACTGTGGTCAG ACAGCGCTGTGTATCACTGGTCAACCTGTGTTTCCGCCTCGGCTGTATGGTCAACACCCTCGTCCCCCCCAACCCAAACGGAGCCATCTCACTGGCTGCCATGGTGGTGTACAGCAGTGGGCCAATCGTAGGTTGCGGCCTGTGTCTGTTGCTGCCGGAGACCAGCGGCGTGCCCCTCCCTGATACAGTGGAGGACTGCGTCAGGCAGCTGCGGCCCCACCCCCCCAGCTTGGTCACCCTCTGGAGGACTCG gAAACCGGGGAGCAGCCAAACAGGGAAAGCAGAGATCCTCCCTGCTGAGAAAGACGACACACACACCCCGAGCGCACAAACAGGactaacatgcacacacacagtctga
- the LOC115056048 gene encoding uncharacterized protein C1orf115: protein MGEQQETEVAPPAVKKQKTSKEVYFSVLPDKYEPLIEEVDEEREETLEERRKRKEEKKRKKKRKYKKCRKNIMKALRFSWRCLMAGLQSMASTYPTPISAMATVMTEVNRTSSSKA, encoded by the exons AtgggagagcagcaggagacGGAGGTCGCTCCTCCAGCTGtcaagaaacagaaaacctCCAAAGAGGTTTATTTCTCCGTCCTTCCGGATAAATATGAACCTCTGATTGAGGAGGTGGacgaggagagagaggagacactggaggagaggaggaagaggaaggaagagaagaagaggaagaagaagaggaagtacAAGAAGTGCAGGAAG AACATCATGAAGGCTCTGCGGTTCAGCTGGCGGTGTCTCATGGCCGGGTTACAGAGCATGGCGTCCACCTACCCCACACCCATCTCAGCGATGGCCACCGTGATGACAGAGGTTAACCGGACATCCAGCAGCAAAGCATGa
- the LOC115054042 gene encoding uncharacterized protein LOC115054042 encodes MSGGIPLGRWSSAEFRSSSTEEFGTQFYPDSGQQAFCSPTTPGPSPQYPHTPTMSSPGTQVHPRNERQAFHTQPSTQTFSCLPDSDSFPLSSEPGPHLLPGHTEPMLDLTGFFNAVGDLDTSFPPQEGGQNVNSSAQAPSLPAGPAWAAKCGGGSSTGGDVQLDRTWMKRPQPANRAKVLDCRLLCTMCKRDFRSLPALNGHMRSHSGFRSAKCLKKDEDAAAAPPTVSMVMPVSVPIRSRGASRALRMGQRRCTHRSPAVGGAVLYHSLMHLDGDAAVAEGGDEEAAVDGGRGHYTPPPMLCPVRVGTGLYCSLTTWRKHRVQTVHLHNTAHNGLGDHVAMETLTTGTMKPQINVGRGFQAEIPPLRNHKQAHADSQNALQMWTPWYEVEKPVNQPRVDALLMMVRTCVVPGGGASPEHALRVLSECRGDFLLTAEKLLSSPDTSNNNHTGVSWSAAEIRLLVKSLQLHHKDFGSVQRAVQTKSLSQCVEFYYLMKKKLNLGVRTSARLTITLPDTNRPPRCPDTM; translated from the exons ATGTCTGGAGGGATCCCTCTGGGAAGGTGGAGCTCTGCGGAGTTCAGGTCATCTTCCACTGAGGAATTCGGCACACAGTTTTACCCTGATAGTGGCCAGCAGGCCTTCTGTAGTCCCACTACCCCCGGTCCGAGTCCTCAGTACCCACACACCCCGACCATGTCCAGTCCCGGCACTCAGGTGCACCCCAGGAATGAGAGACAGGCTTTCCACACACAACCATCCACACAGACATTCAGCTGCCTCCCTGACTCTGACAGCTTCCCTCTCAGCTCTGAGCCCGGTCCACACCTCCTGCCGGGCCATACTGAGCCAATGCTGGACCTGACGGGCTTCTTCAACGCCGTAGGTGACCTGGACACCAGTTTCCCTCCACAGGAAGGAGGCCAAAATGTGAACAGTTCCGCCCAGGCCCCCAGCCTCCCTGCTGGGCCGGCGTGGGCAGCCAAgtgtggaggaggaagcagtACAGGAGGAGACGTCCAACTGGACAGGACCTGG ATGAAAAGGCCACAACCAGCAAACAGAGCTAAGGTCCTGGACTGCAG GCTGCTGTGCACAATGTGTAAGCGTGACTTTCGGAGTCTGCCAGCATTGAACGGTCACATGCGCTCCCACAGCGGCTTCAGATCagcaaaatgtctgaaaaag GATGAGGACGCAGCAGCAGCCCCTCCCACTGTCTCCATGGTGATGCCAGTGTCTGTTCCCATCCGGTCCAGAGGCGCGTCCAGGGCCCTCAGGATGGGACAGAGGAGATGCACTCACCGCTCTCCAGCCGTCGGCGGCGCTGTGCTTTACCACAGCCTGATGCACCTGGATGGAGACGCAGCGGTCGCTGAGGGCGGTGATGAGGAAGCAGCTGTCGACGGGGGCAGAGGTCACTACACCCCTCCGCCCATGCTGTGTCCGGTCAGGGTGGGGACGGGGCTGTACTGCTCCCTCACCACCTGGAGGAAGCACAGAGTACAAACTGTGCACCTTCACAACACAGCACATA ATGGGCTTGGCGACCACGTTGCCATGGAGACACTGACAACAGGAACCATGAAGCC GCAGATCAATGTGGGGCGGGGCTTCCAGGCTGAAATCCCACCATTACGCAACCATAAACAAGCCCATGCCGactcccagaatgcactgcAGATGTGGACACCGTGGTACGAAGTGGAGAAGCCTGTCAATCAACCAAGAG TTGATGCTCTGTTGATGATGGTACGAACCTGTGTGGTGCCAGGGGGCGGGGCCAGCCCAGAGCACGCCCTCCGCGTCCTGTCAGAGTGCAGAGGAGACTTTCTG CTGACGGCAGAAAAactcctttcctctcctgacacctccaacaacaaccacacag GTGTCAGCTGGAGTGCAGCAGAGATCAGGTTGTTGGTGAAATCGCTGCAGCTCCATCATAAAGACTTCGGCAGTGTCCAGAGAGCC gttcaGACCAAGTCCCTCTCTCAGTGTGTGGAGTTTTATTATCtgatgaagaagaagctgaATCTGGGTGTGAGGACCTCAGCCAGGCTGACCATCACTCTGCCCGACACAAAC agGCCACCCAGATGTCCTGATACAATGTGA
- the lipt1 gene encoding lipoyl amidotransferase LIPT1, mitochondrial: MSVMIMHIRRTLYLLRGRSGACRFQTNNQSSRTSSSGRSLLKASDSSSSGLILQSQSTDVYQNLALEDWIDANVDLEQRSVLLLWRNRPAVVIGRHQNPWTECNLSAMTKAGIPLARRRSGGGTVFHDLGNLNLTFFTTKKAYNRQRNLKVITEALRHVRPELDVQATDRFDILLNGHYKISGTASRLSRKSSYHHCTLLHSADRSALSATLHTTCQGIQSNATPSVPSPVTNLLDHAPTLQWEELLDGIVYKYNEEFGFSSSLTHVNPSDESMFPGLSRTATELSSWDWTFGKTPKFSVHTVLDLTDNHSSARSSARLHMEVKNGLIESCELDVPTDWLPCRLSGELMDMLVGERFCPQGTSVVVAALLRSESGVLHARLHNLCDAVLSVMG, encoded by the exons ATGAGTGTCATGATTATGCACATCAGAAGGACGTTGTATCTTTTAAGAGGCAGGTCAGGTGCTTGCAGGTTTCAAACCAACAACCAGTCTTCCAGGACCAGTTCCAGTGGTAGGAGCTTGTTAAAGGCCTCCGACAGCAGCAGTTCGGGGCTGATTCTGCAGTCCCAGTCCACCGACGTGTATCAGAACCTGGCTCTGGAGGACTGGATCGATGCCAATGTGGATCTGGAACAGCGCAgtgtcctgctgctgtggaggaacCGCCCAGCCGTGGTCATCGGACGCCACCAGAACCCCTGGACTGAGTGCAACCTGTCGGCCATGACGAAGGCTGGGATTCCTCTGGCCCGCAGGAGGAGCGGTGGTGGGACCGTCTTCCACGACCTTGGAAACCTCAACCTGACTTTCTTCACCACCAAGAAGGCGTACAACCGGCAGAGAAACCTGAAGGTCATCACAGAGGCTCTGAGGCATGTTAGACCAGAACTGGATGTCCAGGCCACAGACAGATTTGACATTTTGCTTAATGGACACTACAAGATCTCAG gcaCTGCATCTAGACTGAGCAGGAAGTCTTCCTACCATCACTGCACCCTGCTGCACTCTGCTGACCGCTCCGCCCTCTCCGCTACACTCCACACCACCTGCCAGGGTATCCAGAGCAACGCTACCCCCAGCGTCCCCTCACCTGTCACCAACCTGCTGGACCACGCCCCCACGCTGCAGTGGGAGGAGCTGTTAGATGGAATAGTGTACAAATACAATGAAG AGTTTGGCTTCAGTTCCTCGTTGACCCATGTTAATCCCAGCGATGAGTCCATGTTCCCTGGCCTCAGCAGGACAGCAACAGAGCTGAGCAGCTGGGATTGGACATTTGGAAAGACACCGAAATTCAGTGTCCACACCGTCCTGGACCTGACGGACAACCATTCATCTGCTCGCAGCTCAGCTCGGCTGCACATGGAGGTAAAGAACGGGCTGATAGAGAGCTGTGAGCTCGACGTTCCCACAGATTGGCTCCCTTGTCGGCTGAGTGGTGAGCTGATGGATATGCTAGTCGGGGAGCGGTTTTGTCCACAGGGGACCTCTGTGGTTGTTGCTGCACTTCTGAGGTCTGAGAGCGGCGTTCTGCACGCCAGGCTGCACAACCTGTGTGATGCTGTGCTGTCTGTGATGGGCTGA